A window of Kribbella sp. NBC_00382 genomic DNA:
CGCGGAGAAGCTGAACCTGAAGCCCGAGTTCGTCGGGACCGACTTCTCCGCGCTGCTCTCGCAGGTCAACGGCGGCCAGTTCGACCTCGGCAGCTCGTCCATCACGATCACCGAGGCGCGCAAGAAGACGGTTGCCTTCAGCAATGGCTACGACTTCGGGTACCTCGGCCTGAACACCACCAAGGACTCCGGCATCACGAAGTTCGACCAGCTCGAGGGCAAGCGCGTGGTCGTCGTCCAGGGCACCGTCCAGGACGACTACGCGACCCAGAAGAACCTGAACCCGGTCCGCGTGCCGAACTACAACGCGGCCGTCGGCCAACTCAAGGCCGGTACTGCGGACGCGTGGATCTCCCCCGCCGAGATCGGCGAGAAGATGGCCAAGGAGCAGGGCGGCGGCGTGGTCATCCTGGCCGCCAAGGAGCTCAGCTCGGCGCCGACCGCGTTCGCCGTGGCCAAGAGCAACGACAAGCTGCGCGAGGCCGTCAACAAGGCCCTCGACGAGGTCATCGCCGACGGCACCTGGACCAAGCTCGTCGAGCAGTACTACCCCGGCCGCGCCGTACCGGCGACCTTCAAGCCTGGCAGCGGGACCGTGAAGTTCACCGCCCCCAAGGCAACCGCTCCCGCAGCTAGCTGATGGACATCTGGTCCACCCTGAACGACACCTTCCTCGACTGGGAGTCGATGAAGGCAGTCCTGCCCGAGATGCTCAAGGTAGGCCTGGTCAACACCCTCATCTTCGCGGCCGCCTCGGTCGTGCTGGGCACTGTGCTCGGCATGGTCGTGGCGGTCATGGGGCTGTCCCGCAGGTGGTGGCTGCGGTGGCCTGCGAAGGTCTACACGGACATCTTCCGCGGCCTGCCGGCGATCCTCACCATCCTGCTGATCGGCCAAGGGTTGTCGCCCATCACCAGGCACTGGTGGGGCCCGAACCCGTACCCGCTGGGCATTCTCGCGCTGTCGCTGATCGCGGCGGCGTACATCGGCGAGATCTTCCGCTCCGGGATCCAGAGCGTGGAGAAGGGCCAACTCGAGGCCGCACGGGCGCTCGGTTTCACGCACAGCTCCGGTATGTGGCTGGTCGTCATCCCGCAGGGCGTCCGCCGGGTGCTGCCCGCCCTGGTCAACCAGTTCATTGCCTTGATCAAGGAATCGAGCCTGGTGTACTTCCTGGGCCTGCTCGCCAGCCAGCGCGAGCTGTTCCGGATCGGCCAGGATGCCGCCGCGACCAACGGCAACCTGTCGCCGTTGCTGCTCGCGGGCATCTTCTACCTGATCATCACCGTGCCCCTGACCCACCTGGTCAACTACTTCGACAAGCGGCTGCGCGAAGGCCGTCCCGCCGATCTCGAGGTCGAGGAGCTCGCCCATGCCGACATTCGTTGAGGACGCGGCGAGCCTGGAGCTCACCGGTATCGAGCTTGCCTTCGGCAAGAACAAGGTACTGCGCGGCGTCGACCTCGCCGTACCGGCCGGCAAGACCGCTTGCGTGATCGGACCGTCCGGCTCCGGCAAGTCAACGTTGCTGCGAGCAACCAACCGACTGCTCGAACCGGCCGCCGGCGACATCAAGCTGGGCGGCGAGTCGGTACTGCGGAGCAACCCGGACGAGTTGCGGCGGCGGATCGGGATGGTGTTCCAGCACTTCAACCTGTTCCCGCACAAGACGGTACTGGAAAACATCACTCTCCCATTGCGCAAGATCAAGAAGCTGACCACCGAAGGCGCCGTCGCAGCGGCCCGGGAGCAGCTCGAACTGGTCGGACTGAAGGAGAAGGAGTCAGCGCGACCCGGCAACCTTTCCGGTGGCCAGCAGCAACGAGTCGCGATCGCCCGGGCGCTGGCGATGAAGCCCGAGGTGATGCTGTTCGACGAGGCCACGTCGGCACTCGACCCCGAATTGGTCAAGGGCGTGCTCGCGCTGATGGCCGACCTCGCCGGCGCCGGGATGACGATGATCGTGGTGACCCACGAGATGGGGTTCGCGCGCCAGGTGGCCGACCAGGTGGCGTTCATGGATCGCGGGGTCGTGGTGGAGTCCGGAGTACCGGAGAAGCTGTTCACCGCGGCTGAGTCGCCCCGGCTTCAGCAGTTCCTGTCGCAGGTGCTCTAGCCAAATCGGGCCGGGCGGCCGATGGTGGAGGTACACAACGCCTGGGGGTTCGGATGGCTGCCTGGCACGGTCGGATGACCAGATTGCTGCTGACGATCGCCCTGATCGCCCTGCCGGGGATCTCGACGGCCTGCCGGCCACAGGTCGCCAGCCAAACGACCGCGGCCGCTCCCGGGGGCGCGGTGGCGGCGAAGTACGTGTTCATCACCTTCGACGACGGGCCGGGGCCGACGTACACGGCCCAGATCCTCGCCATCCTGCGACGGTACGGGGTGAAGGCGACGTTCTTCGAGCTCGGGATGAACGTCCGGAAGTACCCGGCCGTCACCCGCAAGGTGCACCAGCAGGGCCACAGCGTCCAGAACCACACGTACTCGCATCCGGATCTGCGAAAGGTGTCGGCGGCAACCTTCCGGTCCCAGGTGCAGAGTGCGGACCGCTATATCCGGGCCCAGACCAAGTCGCAGCCGCGCTGCCTCAGGCCGCCGTACGGTGGAGTGAACACCACGGTCAGACGACGTGCGGCCGCCCTCGGCAAGACGATCCGGCTGTGGACCGTGGACCCGCGCGACTGGTCCCGGCCGGGCACCAAGGTGATCACTCAGCGCGTACTGGGGTCGGTCCGCAACGGCTCGACCATCCTGCTGCACGACGGCGGCGGCAACCGCAGTCAGACGGTCGCCGCGCTCCCGACGATCCTGCGGACCCTCAAGGCGCGCGGCTACGCGTTCCGGTTGGTGCCCTGCTCAGGACATTGAGGCGATCAGCGGTACGACGTCAGCGATCGACTCGACGATCCGGGTCGGGCGGTAGGGGAACCGCTCGACCTCGTGCTCGCCGGTCGAACCGGACAGCACCAGGATGCTGCGCAGCCCGGCTTCCAGCCCGCTGATGATGTCGGTGTCCATCCGGTCGCCGATCATCACCGAGGTCTCGGAGTGCGCCTCGATCCGGTTGAGCGCGCTGCGCATCATCAGCGGGTTCGGCTTGCCGACGAAGTACGGCGCGACGCCGGTCGCCCGCGTGATCAGCGCAGCCACGGACCCGGTGGCCGGCAGCGGGCCCTCGGTCGACGGGCCGGTCGGGTCGGGGTTGGTGGCGAGGAAGCGCGCACCATCGGCGATCAGCCGGATCGCCCGGGTGATGGCCTCGAACGAGTACGTCCGCGTCTCCCCCAGTACGACGTAGTCCGGCGCCCGCTCGGTCAGCACGTACCCGACCTCGTGCAGCGCCGTCGTCAACCCGGCTTCACCGATCACGTACGCCGTACCGCCCGGCCGCTGGTCATCCAGGAACTGGGCCGTGGCGAGCGCCGACGTCCAGATCGCCTGCTCCGGCACATCGATGCCCCCGGCAAGCAATCGCGCCCGCAGGTCCCGCGGCGTGAAGATCGAGTTGTTGGTCAGTACCAGGAACTTCTTGCCCGACTCCTGCAACGACCCGATGAACTCACTGGCCCCCGGGATCGCCCGCTCCTCATGAACCAGGACCCCGTCCATGTCGGTCAACCAGCTCTCAACCGGCTTGTGCTCAGTCATCGCTGCACTCCTTCGTCGAGCTTGCTCGCGTCGGCGGCCAGAGAGCGGAGCTGGTCGACCATCAGGTTGGGGTTGTCGGCGCTGTAGACGGCTGAGCCGGCCACGAAGACGTCGGCGCCGGCTTCGGCGCATTGTTCGATGGTGTCGGCGGAGATGCCGCCATCGATCTCGATCCACAGGTCGAGGCCGTGCTTGGCGATCAGGTCGCGGGTGCGGCGGATCTTCGGGACGCAGACGTCGAGGAACTTCTGGCCGCCGAAACCGGGCTCGACGGTCATGATCAGGATCATGTCGAACTCGGACAGGATGTCCTCGTACGGCTCGATCGGGGTGGCCGGCCTGAGCGCCATCGCCGCCCGGCCGCCCTTGGCGCGGATCTCGCGGGCGGTCCGGATCGGGGCACGGCAGGCCTCGATGTGGAACGTGACGCTCGACGCGCCCGCCTCGACGTACCCGGGAGCCCAGCGGTCCGGGTCCTCGATCATCAGGTGGCAGTCGATCGGCTGAGCCGCGGCCTTGGCGAGCGACTCGACGACGGGCATGCCCAGGGTCAGGTTCGGGACGAAATGGTTGTCCATCACGTCGACATGCAGCCAGTCGGCGTTCGACACCGCCGCTGCCTCATCGGCGAGCCTGGCGAAGTCAGCGGCCAGGATGCTGGGTGCGATCTGGATTCCCATGAAACGACAATCTACCGGCGGTACTCCGTCCGGCTGATCACCCGGTTGGCCAACCCACCGGCCGACCCCGGTTACCTGGCGAGCCAGGCCTGTACTTCGGCTGCCGTCTCCACCGTCGCGACACCTGCGGGGAGGGGCGGGCGCTCGATCAGTACGACCGGAATGCCCAGCTCGCGAGCCGCCGTCAGCTTGGCGGCAGTCATCTCGCCACCACTGTTCTTGGTGACCAGTACGTCGATCCGCCGCGCCCGCAGCAGCTCAAGCTCAGCACCCAGCTCATACGGCCCTCGATCCAGCAGTAGCTCGCACCAGGTGGGCACAGGCTCTGGCGGGTCAACACAGCGCGCCAGCGTCCACAGCCCGGTCCCGGCGAAGTCACCCAGGCCCTGCCTGCCAGTGGTGAGGAACACCCGCTCCCCGAGCCCAGGCAGCAAGCCAGCGGCCTCCACGGCGTCAGCAACCCAATGCCACCTGTCCCCTGGCTGCTCCTGCCAGCCCGCGCGACGTAGTACGAGCAGGGGAAGGCCCAGAGCGCTAGTGGCCGCCACTGCGTGCGCGGTCATGGTGGCGGCGAAGGGGTGAGTGGCATCGACGACTGCTTCGATCCCCTGCTCATCAAGCCACGCAGTGAGCCCGGCAACCCCACCGAACCCGCCCTGCCGCACCTCCCCCACCGGCAGCCGCGCCTCCCCCGTCCGCCCAGCCAACGACGACACCACGTCATGCTCCCCGGCCAGTACCTCCGCCAACCGCCGCGCCTCCCCGGTACCACCGAGCAGCAAGACCCTCACGCGGCCGTCAGCTCCCCAGCCCTCGGACCGCCACCACACACCAACCTCGCTCGCTCGCGCACCGCAGCGCCGACCCACCGCTCAATCGGCCAAGCTGGCGGGCGATTGACGCACGTTGGTGTGTGGTGGCGATCCGGGCCGTCGGCATCAGGACGGAAACTTCTCGTCGCTGGGTGCAGGTTTGTTACCGCCTTGAGCGCCCGGAGGTGGTCAGGCACGGTCTCGGGTGGTCGAGTACAGGTGGCTGTCGCGGAAGGCTGTTGCTGAGAGCACCTTTCCGACCAGGATGACGGCGGTGCGGCGGATGCCGGCGGTGTGGACCTGGGGGGCGATGTCGGCGAGGGTGCCACGGAGGATGAGTTCGTC
This region includes:
- a CDS encoding ABC transporter substrate-binding protein, with product MRAISAFRRLAAVGTAITLAVALAACGSDDKSDASGPDLGLLQKGTLRIGTLTDAPPNVYVKDGKFTGFDNDLISAVAEKLNLKPEFVGTDFSALLSQVNGGQFDLGSSSITITEARKKTVAFSNGYDFGYLGLNTTKDSGITKFDQLEGKRVVVVQGTVQDDYATQKNLNPVRVPNYNAAVGQLKAGTADAWISPAEIGEKMAKEQGGGVVILAAKELSSAPTAFAVAKSNDKLREAVNKALDEVIADGTWTKLVEQYYPGRAVPATFKPGSGTVKFTAPKATAPAAS
- a CDS encoding amino acid ABC transporter permease; this encodes MDIWSTLNDTFLDWESMKAVLPEMLKVGLVNTLIFAAASVVLGTVLGMVVAVMGLSRRWWLRWPAKVYTDIFRGLPAILTILLIGQGLSPITRHWWGPNPYPLGILALSLIAAAYIGEIFRSGIQSVEKGQLEAARALGFTHSSGMWLVVIPQGVRRVLPALVNQFIALIKESSLVYFLGLLASQRELFRIGQDAAATNGNLSPLLLAGIFYLIITVPLTHLVNYFDKRLREGRPADLEVEELAHADIR
- a CDS encoding amino acid ABC transporter ATP-binding protein; this encodes MPTFVEDAASLELTGIELAFGKNKVLRGVDLAVPAGKTACVIGPSGSGKSTLLRATNRLLEPAAGDIKLGGESVLRSNPDELRRRIGMVFQHFNLFPHKTVLENITLPLRKIKKLTTEGAVAAAREQLELVGLKEKESARPGNLSGGQQQRVAIARALAMKPEVMLFDEATSALDPELVKGVLALMADLAGAGMTMIVVTHEMGFARQVADQVAFMDRGVVVESGVPEKLFTAAESPRLQQFLSQVL
- a CDS encoding polysaccharide deacetylase family protein yields the protein MTRLLLTIALIALPGISTACRPQVASQTTAAAPGGAVAAKYVFITFDDGPGPTYTAQILAILRRYGVKATFFELGMNVRKYPAVTRKVHQQGHSVQNHTYSHPDLRKVSAATFRSQVQSADRYIRAQTKSQPRCLRPPYGGVNTTVRRRAAALGKTIRLWTVDPRDWSRPGTKVITQRVLGSVRNGSTILLHDGGGNRSQTVAALPTILRTLKARGYAFRLVPCSGH
- a CDS encoding HAD-IIA family hydrolase, which gives rise to MTEHKPVESWLTDMDGVLVHEERAIPGASEFIGSLQESGKKFLVLTNNSIFTPRDLRARLLAGGIDVPEQAIWTSALATAQFLDDQRPGGTAYVIGEAGLTTALHEVGYVLTERAPDYVVLGETRTYSFEAITRAIRLIADGARFLATNPDPTGPSTEGPLPATGSVAALITRATGVAPYFVGKPNPLMMRSALNRIEAHSETSVMIGDRMDTDIISGLEAGLRSILVLSGSTGEHEVERFPYRPTRIVESIADVVPLIASMS
- the rpe gene encoding ribulose-phosphate 3-epimerase translates to MGIQIAPSILAADFARLADEAAAVSNADWLHVDVMDNHFVPNLTLGMPVVESLAKAAAQPIDCHLMIEDPDRWAPGYVEAGASSVTFHIEACRAPIRTAREIRAKGGRAAMALRPATPIEPYEDILSEFDMILIMTVEPGFGGQKFLDVCVPKIRRTRDLIAKHGLDLWIEIDGGISADTIEQCAEAGADVFVAGSAVYSADNPNLMVDQLRSLAADASKLDEGVQR
- a CDS encoding cobalt-precorrin-6A reductase codes for the protein MRVLLLGGTGEARRLAEVLAGEHDVVSSLAGRTGEARLPVGEVRQGGFGGVAGLTAWLDEQGIEAVVDATHPFAATMTAHAVAATSALGLPLLVLRRAGWQEQPGDRWHWVADAVEAAGLLPGLGERVFLTTGRQGLGDFAGTGLWTLARCVDPPEPVPTWCELLLDRGPYELGAELELLRARRIDVLVTKNSGGEMTAAKLTAARELGIPVVLIERPPLPAGVATVETAAEVQAWLAR